A genomic stretch from Komagataeibacter xylinus includes:
- a CDS encoding exopolysaccharide biosynthesis polyprenyl glycosylphosphotransferase, whose translation MSEALRHLENGESDLSLSTGVDGISSRWRLMHRAGESSFSYRHPVVSQVVVLSDAMCVCLAVVACIAWQRIYDTPELSGALLLANVMAGGAFFLFPKNVPLLDIPDLTRLSFQLRYLTPPVLFGLIVFCAILVMLSWPVGVAVRMGGEWLVFVVVALAAERIIGTYVLHTDAMVHRLTRKVAIIGSGAEATQMAARINTRMQRMFRLVGIFDDQGSNVDGTIDELVQRGREDGIDAVIMSFPPAEGGQQHVMDVLWRLRGVLADVYVVPTLMTEDCHFWPVERFGPFSLTVLQRRPLSEWDMLEKRAFDLSASVLILIAIAPVLALVALAIKLDSRGPVLFCQPRQGFNNCYFNVFKFRSMYTDMADSGAARQTSRTDPRVTRVGRVIRRLSIDELPQLFNVLRGEMSLVGPRPHAPQTRAGGQLLHEAMEEYVARHRVQPGITGWAQINGSRGELVTREDLRRRVVLDLEYIRAWSIWLDMKIIFLTIKREIFSRNAF comes from the coding sequence ATGAGCGAGGCACTCAGGCATTTGGAAAATGGTGAATCCGACCTGTCGCTATCAACGGGGGTCGATGGCATCTCTTCGCGGTGGCGCCTGATGCACCGGGCAGGTGAAAGCAGTTTTTCCTACCGCCATCCCGTCGTGTCGCAGGTGGTCGTGCTGTCAGATGCGATGTGCGTGTGCCTTGCCGTCGTGGCCTGCATCGCCTGGCAGCGCATTTACGACACACCCGAACTGTCCGGCGCGCTCCTGCTGGCCAATGTCATGGCGGGCGGGGCGTTTTTCCTGTTTCCCAAGAATGTGCCATTGCTCGACATTCCCGATCTCACCCGGCTCTCTTTCCAGCTCCGCTATCTCACGCCGCCCGTTTTGTTTGGCCTGATCGTGTTCTGCGCCATTCTGGTCATGCTGTCCTGGCCGGTGGGTGTTGCGGTGCGGATGGGCGGCGAATGGCTGGTCTTTGTTGTCGTGGCGCTGGCGGCTGAACGGATTATCGGTACTTACGTGCTGCACACGGACGCGATGGTCCATCGCCTCACGCGCAAGGTGGCGATTATCGGTTCAGGCGCGGAGGCGACCCAGATGGCCGCGCGCATCAATACCCGCATGCAGCGCATGTTCCGCCTTGTTGGCATATTTGATGATCAGGGCAGCAATGTTGACGGTACGATTGATGAGCTCGTGCAGCGCGGGCGCGAAGATGGCATTGATGCCGTCATCATGAGCTTCCCCCCCGCCGAGGGCGGTCAGCAGCATGTGATGGATGTGCTGTGGCGGCTGCGCGGTGTGCTGGCCGATGTTTATGTCGTGCCAACCCTGATGACGGAGGACTGTCACTTCTGGCCGGTCGAGCGCTTCGGGCCGTTTTCGCTCACGGTTCTGCAGCGCCGGCCCTTGAGCGAGTGGGACATGCTGGAAAAGCGTGCGTTCGACCTGAGTGCCAGCGTGCTGATCCTGATTGCGATCGCTCCCGTCCTTGCCCTCGTGGCGCTGGCCATCAAGCTGGACTCCCGCGGGCCGGTGCTGTTCTGCCAGCCGCGCCAGGGCTTCAACAACTGCTATTTCAACGTGTTCAAGTTCCGCTCCATGTATACCGACATGGCCGATAGTGGTGCCGCGCGCCAGACCTCGCGCACCGACCCGCGCGTAACGCGCGTGGGGCGGGTGATCCGGCGGCTGAGCATTGATGAACTGCCACAGCTTTTTAACGTGCTGCGTGGCGAGATGTCGCTCGTAGGCCCCCGCCCGCATGCCCCCCAGACCCGTGCGGGCGGGCAACTGCTGCACGAGGCGATGGAAGAATACGTGGCCCGTCATCGCGTGCAGCCCGGCATTACCGGCTGGGCGCAGATCAACGGATCGCGCGGCGAACTTGTCACGCGCGAGGACCTGCGCCGCCGTGTGGTGCTGGACCTGGAATACATACGCGCCTGGTCGATCTGGCTGGATATGAA
- a CDS encoding mannose-1-phosphate guanylyltransferase/mannose-6-phosphate isomerase, whose product MTFMTATDVTVPQPEAALPPITPIVLSGGTGTRLWPVSRASHPKQFWALASNQTMIGETLQRATGEAFAPPIVVCNQAHRFLVAEQLRENGCENGRIILEPAVRNTAAAIAAAALVAAQDNPETLLWIMAADAAFRYPERLPAVLEKAAKVAREGYIVTFGMKPDVAETGYGYIRTGAPVHPDQPDEGVYRVTRFIEKPDHLRATEMLREGGYLWNSGMFMAPASVMLAELARHEPDVLENVRTALARSQHDLTFRRLDEEAFLRCPSVSIDYAVMERTDRALVIPADLGWSDVGNWNALWELGDKDAGGNVVVGDVVLEQSHNCYVRSEGMLTAVAGLTDIVLVVTTDAVLAIHRDYAQDVSALVAQLKKASRTEAEIHNRCYRPWGFYEGLIQGERFQVKRIVVYPGQKLSLQKHFHRAEHWVVVSGTALVTRDDENLLIQENESVYLPLGCMHRLENPGRIPLTLIEVQSGPYLGEDDIVRFEDTYGRQ is encoded by the coding sequence ATGACGTTTATGACAGCGACGGATGTAACCGTACCCCAGCCTGAAGCCGCCTTGCCGCCCATTACGCCCATTGTGCTCTCGGGTGGCACGGGCACGCGGCTGTGGCCCGTCTCGCGGGCCAGCCACCCCAAGCAGTTCTGGGCGCTGGCCTCGAATCAGACCATGATCGGTGAGACCCTGCAACGCGCCACGGGCGAGGCCTTTGCGCCGCCCATCGTGGTGTGCAATCAGGCGCATCGCTTTCTCGTGGCCGAACAGTTGCGCGAGAACGGGTGCGAGAACGGCCGCATCATCCTTGAGCCTGCCGTGCGCAACACCGCTGCCGCCATTGCCGCCGCCGCTCTCGTGGCAGCGCAGGACAACCCCGAAACCCTGCTGTGGATCATGGCCGCCGATGCCGCCTTCCGCTACCCCGAGCGCCTGCCCGCCGTGCTGGAAAAGGCGGCGAAAGTGGCGCGCGAAGGCTATATCGTCACATTCGGCATGAAGCCCGACGTGGCCGAGACAGGTTATGGCTACATCCGCACCGGCGCGCCGGTGCACCCCGATCAGCCCGATGAGGGCGTATACCGCGTCACACGGTTTATTGAAAAACCGGACCATCTGCGCGCGACCGAAATGCTGCGCGAGGGAGGGTATCTGTGGAATTCGGGCATGTTCATGGCCCCTGCTTCGGTCATGCTGGCCGAGTTGGCGCGGCATGAACCCGATGTGCTGGAAAACGTGCGCACTGCCCTGGCCCGCAGCCAGCATGACCTGACCTTCCGCAGGCTTGATGAAGAAGCCTTCCTGCGCTGCCCGAGCGTGAGCATCGATTACGCCGTGATGGAACGCACCGACCGCGCACTGGTCATTCCCGCCGATCTGGGCTGGTCGGATGTGGGGAACTGGAATGCACTGTGGGAACTTGGCGACAAGGATGCAGGCGGCAACGTGGTCGTGGGCGACGTGGTGCTTGAGCAGTCCCATAACTGCTACGTGCGCAGCGAGGGCATGCTGACGGCAGTGGCGGGACTGACCGATATCGTGCTGGTTGTCACGACGGATGCGGTGCTCGCCATCCATCGTGATTATGCGCAGGATGTCTCGGCCCTTGTGGCCCAGCTGAAAAAGGCCAGCCGGACGGAAGCCGAAATTCACAACCGCTGTTACCGGCCCTGGGGTTTTTACGAGGGGCTGATCCAGGGCGAGCGCTTTCAGGTCAAGCGCATCGTGGTCTATCCGGGGCAGAAACTCTCGCTGCAAAAGCACTTCCACCGCGCCGAGCACTGGGTTGTGGTCAGTGGCACTGCCCTGGTCACGCGTGATGATGAAAATCTTCTGATACAGGAAAACGAAAGTGTCTATCTGCCGTTAGGCTGTATGCACCGTCTGGAAAATCCTGGCCGCATTCCACTGACCCTGATCGAAGTGCAGTCCGGGCCATACCTTGGGGAAGACGACATCGTCCGCTTCGAGGATACCTACGGACGGCAGTGA